In a single window of the Flavobacterium sp. W4I14 genome:
- a CDS encoding uncharacterized protein YciI (product_source=COG2350; cath_funfam=3.30.70.1060; cleavage_site_network=SignalP-noTM; cog=COG2350; pfam=PF03795; superfamily=54909): MKKLFLLISLITVTIAIQAQEKKAKAPYDEALAKKLGADNYGMKMYVLVMLKSGTNTTETKAKTDSLFAGHMANMGKMVEAHKLVVAGPMGKNDKNYRGIFVLNTKSIEEAKQLLESDPAIKAKLLEPELYNWYGSAALAEYLPFHDKIQKSSF; the protein is encoded by the coding sequence ATGAAAAAGTTATTCCTATTAATCTCCCTGATCACCGTTACGATCGCTATACAAGCGCAGGAGAAAAAAGCCAAAGCCCCGTACGATGAAGCCTTAGCTAAAAAGCTTGGTGCCGACAACTATGGCATGAAAATGTATGTTCTGGTTATGCTGAAATCGGGTACAAACACCACAGAAACCAAAGCCAAAACAGATAGTTTATTTGCCGGGCATATGGCGAACATGGGCAAAATGGTCGAAGCACATAAACTCGTAGTTGCTGGCCCGATGGGTAAAAATGATAAAAATTACCGCGGCATTTTCGTTTTAAATACAAAATCGATCGAAGAGGCAAAACAACTACTGGAAAGCGATCCAGCAATAAAAGCTAAATTATTGGAACCAGAATTATACAATTGGTACGGCTCTGCAGCATTAGCTGAGTATTTGCCATTTCACGATAAGATTCAGAAGAGTAGTTTTTAG
- a CDS encoding carboxypeptidase Q (product_source=KO:K01302; cath_funfam=3.40.630.10; cleavage_site_network=SignalP-noTM; ko=KO:K01302; pfam=PF04389; superfamily=53187): protein MNKRILFSALLLCTSTCIFAQDKKIIDNIVKEVNENTQLEKLAHELLDVVGPRLVGSPQMKQANDWAVKKYSDWGISAKNEKWGEWAGWERGITHIDLISPRVRTLEGTQLAWSPSTNGKTINAEAIILPQITDSVSFQKWLPNVKGKIVLISMNQLSGRPEKNWEEFATKDLFEKFKKEKADAAKAWTASIAKTGLTAKTLPVAIENAGAVAVVINNWSQGFGVDKIFGANTKKVPTLDLSVEDYGLIYRLALNGDRPRLKIEAESKKLGTVPTFNTIAEIKGTQKPNEYVMLSAHFDSWDGASGATDNGSGTILMMEAMRILKKIYPNPKRTILVGHWGSEEQGLNGSRAFVEDHPEIVSNLQALFNQDNGTGRVVNIGGQGFAKSKDYITRWLAAVPDTIKNQIKTNFPGSPGAGGSDFASFVAAGALGYSLSSTSWDYGTYTWHTNRDSYDKLVFDEIRSNVILAAIMVYMACEDPEKTSTEKATDLPVNERTGKPATWPVQTKSNRKGGL from the coding sequence ATGAATAAAAGAATACTCTTCTCTGCGCTATTGTTGTGCACTTCAACCTGCATATTCGCGCAAGACAAAAAAATAATCGACAATATTGTTAAAGAAGTGAACGAAAACACTCAATTGGAGAAACTCGCTCACGAGCTTTTAGATGTTGTAGGGCCACGTTTAGTTGGTTCCCCACAAATGAAACAAGCCAATGATTGGGCCGTAAAAAAATATAGCGATTGGGGGATCTCTGCAAAAAATGAAAAATGGGGCGAATGGGCTGGCTGGGAAAGAGGTATTACGCACATTGATTTAATAAGTCCGCGGGTGAGAACCTTAGAAGGTACACAATTGGCTTGGAGCCCATCTACAAACGGTAAAACCATCAATGCAGAAGCAATTATTCTTCCGCAAATTACAGATTCGGTATCTTTTCAAAAATGGTTACCAAATGTAAAAGGTAAAATCGTATTGATTTCGATGAATCAACTATCCGGCCGGCCGGAAAAAAACTGGGAAGAATTTGCCACCAAAGATTTGTTCGAGAAATTTAAAAAAGAAAAAGCTGATGCCGCTAAAGCGTGGACAGCCAGTATAGCCAAAACGGGTTTAACAGCAAAAACACTTCCTGTAGCCATAGAAAATGCAGGTGCAGTGGCGGTAGTGATCAATAACTGGTCGCAAGGTTTTGGTGTAGATAAAATTTTTGGTGCAAATACTAAAAAGGTCCCAACTTTAGATTTATCCGTTGAAGATTACGGCTTGATTTACCGTTTAGCGCTAAATGGAGATAGACCTAGGCTTAAAATTGAGGCAGAATCTAAAAAATTAGGTACTGTACCTACTTTTAATACCATAGCCGAAATTAAAGGCACACAGAAACCAAATGAATACGTGATGCTATCGGCACATTTCGATTCGTGGGATGGCGCAAGCGGCGCTACCGATAATGGTTCGGGTACCATTTTAATGATGGAAGCCATGCGCATTCTAAAAAAAATCTATCCTAACCCTAAACGTACCATTTTGGTTGGCCATTGGGGAAGTGAAGAGCAGGGCTTAAATGGCTCAAGGGCTTTTGTAGAAGATCACCCGGAAATTGTAAGCAATCTTCAGGCTTTGTTTAACCAGGATAACGGTACAGGCCGAGTGGTGAATATTGGCGGACAAGGCTTTGCTAAATCAAAAGATTATATTACCCGTTGGCTGGCTGCAGTACCTGATACCATTAAAAATCAGATCAAAACCAATTTCCCTGGCTCGCCCGGCGCAGGAGGTTCTGATTTTGCTTCTTTTGTTGCTGCCGGAGCATTAGGTTATTCGCTAAGTTCTACCAGCTGGGATTATGGCACATACACCTGGCACACCAACCGCGACAGTTACGATAAGTTGGTTTTCGACGAGATTAGAAGCAATGTAATTTTAGCGGCCATTATGGTTTATATGGCCTGTGAAGATCCGGAGAAAACCTCAACCGAAAAAGCGACCGATTTACCTGTAAACGAACGCACCGGAAAACCAGCAACCTGGCCGGTACAGACTAAATCGAATAGGAAAGGCGGGTTGTAA
- a CDS encoding acetyl-CoA carboxylase carboxyl transferase subunit beta (product_source=KO:K01963; cath_funfam=3.90.226.10; cog=COG0777; ko=KO:K01963; pfam=PF01039,PF17848; superfamily=52096; tigrfam=TIGR00515) — translation MAWFKREKKGIITTTEEKKEAPDGLWNKCPNCKKPLHQAELQENKYVCHYCDYHLRVGSKEYFEVLFDNNEFKELFPNLTSGDPLNFNDNKPYTDRIKESQAKTGLKDAIRAGVGKIEGQDLVIACMDFAFIGGSMGSVVGEKIARSIDYSIKHKVPFLMISKSGGARMMEAAFSLMQMAKTSAKLALLGQAKVPYISLLTDPTTGGVTASYAMLGDINIAEPGALIGFAGPRVIKETIKKDLPKGFQTSEFVLEHGFLDFIVDRRAMKAKLGAFIKMMNN, via the coding sequence ATGGCTTGGTTTAAGAGAGAAAAAAAAGGTATCATCACCACAACAGAAGAGAAAAAAGAAGCACCAGATGGTTTGTGGAATAAATGTCCAAATTGTAAAAAACCGCTACATCAGGCAGAACTTCAGGAAAACAAATACGTTTGTCATTACTGCGATTACCATCTGAGAGTAGGCTCAAAAGAATATTTCGAGGTTTTATTTGATAATAACGAGTTTAAAGAACTGTTTCCTAACTTAACATCAGGCGATCCTTTAAATTTTAACGATAACAAACCTTACACCGATAGAATTAAAGAAAGCCAGGCTAAAACAGGCTTAAAAGACGCTATCCGTGCCGGTGTTGGTAAAATCGAAGGACAAGACCTCGTAATTGCCTGTATGGATTTTGCTTTTATCGGCGGTTCGATGGGTTCAGTTGTGGGCGAAAAAATTGCAAGATCGATCGATTACAGCATTAAACATAAAGTTCCGTTCCTGATGATCTCAAAATCAGGCGGTGCACGTATGATGGAAGCTGCATTTTCATTAATGCAAATGGCCAAAACATCAGCCAAACTCGCCTTGTTAGGTCAGGCTAAAGTTCCATATATCTCTTTATTAACCGATCCAACTACCGGAGGTGTAACTGCATCATACGCCATGTTAGGCGATATTAATATTGCAGAACCAGGCGCACTGATCGGCTTTGCTGGTCCGCGGGTAATTAAAGAAACCATTAAAAAAGATTTACCGAAAGGTTTCCAAACTTCAGAATTCGTTCTTGAACACGGTTTCCTCGATTTCATTGTCGATAGAAGAGCCATGAAAGCTAAATTGGGCGCTTTTATTAAAATGATGAACAACTAG
- a CDS encoding hypothetical protein (product_source=Hypo-rule applied; cleavage_site_network=SignalP-noTM; superfamily=110296) has translation MMKKTVSLLLMLLLGQFSFSQQNVIANAKRTAQLMIDNYLKKDYESYINFLYPTEIKYRGGKEKFVELLKSNDEHSKLINIKTVSQKIIGISKAYHAGKELHCAISVENKSSGDEGLMILRTTLLAISTDQGKTWKFITTGDKTPTQVHKMVPKFNEDLMWDAGSFNIVKK, from the coding sequence ATGATGAAAAAAACGGTCTCTTTACTGTTGATGCTCCTACTTGGACAATTTTCCTTCTCTCAACAAAATGTTATTGCAAATGCCAAGCGTACAGCACAATTGATGATAGATAATTATCTAAAAAAAGATTATGAAAGCTATATTAATTTTTTATACCCTACAGAAATTAAATATAGAGGTGGTAAAGAAAAGTTTGTTGAGTTACTAAAATCTAACGATGAGCATAGTAAACTTATTAATATAAAAACGGTTAGTCAAAAAATAATAGGTATCTCAAAAGCTTATCATGCGGGAAAAGAACTTCATTGTGCTATTTCTGTGGAAAATAAGAGCAGTGGCGACGAGGGCTTAATGATTTTAAGGACAACATTACTTGCCATCAGTACTGATCAAGGCAAAACCTGGAAATTTATCACCACCGGAGATAAAACCCCTACTCAGGTGCATAAAATGGTGCCAAAATTTAATGAAGATCTGATGTGGGATGCAGGTTCTTTTAATATAGTGAAGAAATAG
- a CDS encoding cytochrome d ubiquinol oxidase subunit II (product_source=KO:K00426; cog=COG1294; ko=KO:K00426; pfam=PF02322; transmembrane_helix_parts=Outside_1_9,TMhelix_10_32,Inside_33_52,TMhelix_53_75,Outside_76_79,TMhelix_80_102,Inside_103_121,TMhelix_122_143,Outside_144_157,TMhelix_158_180,Inside_181_200,TMhelix_201_218,Outside_219_232,TMhelix_233_252,Inside_253_258,TMhelix_259_281,Outside_282_303,TMhelix_304_326,Inside_327_334), with the protein MEQVVITFLCMAILLYFLLGGADFGAGIIELFTSTKNRSKTRKTMYQAIGPVWEANHMWLIIAIVILFVGFPHIYTTMSVYLHIPLAIMLIGIIARGTAFVFRHYDAVKDDMQWFYNRIFRYSSFVTALFLGIIAGSLISGHIDTQANDFYTAYISGWLNWFSVAVGLFTVSLCGFLAAIYLIGETKEAHDKRRFIKKAEFMNVAAVVFGAMVFIAAQRDEIPLIDWVFKSNVGLSAIILASLSLVLLWYLLIKGKTKILRILAGFQVTMILLAISYAHFPNFIRLKNGDAISLLETAGPEKTIYSLGLALLLGSVLILPFLGYLFYKFQKKEE; encoded by the coding sequence ATGGAACAAGTTGTAATTACATTTTTATGCATGGCCATTTTGCTCTACTTTTTATTGGGTGGGGCCGATTTTGGTGCAGGGATTATTGAACTGTTTACTTCAACGAAGAACAGGAGTAAAACGCGTAAAACCATGTATCAGGCCATTGGTCCGGTTTGGGAGGCTAATCACATGTGGTTAATTATTGCCATCGTAATCCTTTTTGTAGGTTTCCCGCATATTTATACCACCATGTCGGTTTATCTGCATATTCCATTGGCGATTATGCTCATCGGAATTATTGCACGTGGCACCGCCTTTGTATTCCGCCACTATGATGCTGTTAAAGATGATATGCAGTGGTTTTATAACCGCATATTCAGGTATTCGAGTTTTGTAACTGCGTTGTTTCTTGGCATTATTGCAGGAAGCCTGATTTCAGGCCATATCGATACGCAGGCGAACGATTTTTATACCGCGTATATTTCTGGCTGGTTAAATTGGTTTTCTGTTGCTGTGGGCTTATTTACGGTCTCGCTATGTGGTTTTCTTGCTGCGATTTACCTTATAGGTGAAACAAAAGAAGCACATGATAAACGCCGTTTTATTAAAAAGGCCGAATTTATGAATGTGGCGGCCGTAGTTTTTGGTGCGATGGTATTTATTGCCGCACAGCGAGATGAAATTCCATTGATTGATTGGGTTTTTAAGAGCAATGTCGGTTTATCGGCCATTATTTTGGCCAGTTTATCTCTTGTGTTATTATGGTACCTGCTAATTAAAGGTAAAACAAAAATTTTACGCATTTTAGCTGGTTTCCAGGTGACAATGATTCTTTTGGCCATTAGTTATGCGCATTTTCCAAATTTTATTCGTTTAAAAAATGGTGATGCAATTTCACTTCTCGAAACTGCAGGGCCTGAAAAAACCATTTATAGTTTAGGTTTAGCACTTTTATTGGGGAGTGTATTGATTCTGCCTTTTTTGGGGTATCTGTTTTATAAGTTTCAGAAGAAAGAAGAATAG